One genomic region from bacterium encodes:
- the tsaB gene encoding tRNA (adenosine(37)-N6)-threonylcarbamoyltransferase complex dimerization subunit type 1 TsaB, producing MGGLVLGIETATALGGVALVSADGGLLAETTLLGRESHSERIIPAAGELLDAFAPSPGDLAAVAVSRGPGSFTGLRTGLAAAKGLAFARGIPLFGVSTLEALAANAPPGSGTVSVVLGARRGEVFHARFDAAGDAPKRLTPDALVPLADIAGELQPGSLVLGEPPEPVRKARLSPPLRFAPAHLNHPRAATVALAGLAALRAGRPTELESLLPAYLRGPDADLPGGRDHRGLSCNDKGFRDGLR from the coding sequence TTGGGCGGCCTCGTCCTCGGCATCGAGACGGCGACCGCCCTCGGCGGCGTCGCCCTGGTGTCGGCCGACGGCGGCCTGCTGGCCGAGACCACGCTGCTCGGCCGCGAGAGCCACTCGGAGCGGATCATCCCCGCCGCCGGGGAGCTGCTCGACGCGTTCGCCCCGTCCCCGGGGGATCTGGCTGCCGTCGCGGTCTCGCGCGGCCCCGGCTCCTTCACCGGGCTGCGCACGGGGCTGGCCGCGGCCAAGGGTCTGGCCTTCGCCCGGGGCATCCCGCTCTTCGGCGTATCCACGCTCGAGGCGCTCGCCGCCAACGCCCCGCCGGGGAGCGGCACGGTGTCCGTGGTGCTGGGCGCGCGCCGCGGCGAGGTCTTCCACGCGCGCTTCGACGCCGCCGGTGACGCGCCGAAGCGCCTGACGCCCGACGCGCTCGTGCCCCTCGCCGACATCGCGGGAGAGCTGCAGCCGGGGAGCCTGGTCCTCGGGGAGCCGCCGGAGCCCGTCCGCAAGGCGCGCCTGTCGCCGCCGCTGCGCTTCGCGCCGGCGCACCTGAACCATCCGCGGGCCGCGACCGTCGCGCTCGCGGGGCTCGCGGCCCTGCGTGCCGGCCGTCCGACCGAGCTCGAGTCGCTGCTCCCCGCGTACCTGCGCGGCCCGGACGCCGATCTCCCGGGTGGGCGCGACCATCGGGGATTGTCATGCAACGACAAGGGCTTCCGCGACGGGCTTCGTTGA
- a CDS encoding universal stress protein, producing the protein MIKLSKILYPTDFSESSLEALTYAVSFAREYKAKLVLMHVVNEAIFSEGLSLPRVEAPEALGEEMATEAGRQIRMLIPADERAGLQVEHVILHGMPFLEIIRYAKANDVDLIVIGTHGRSGMEHIIFGSTAEKVVRKAPCPVLSVRPAQHAFVMP; encoded by the coding sequence ATGATCAAGCTCAGCAAGATCCTCTACCCCACGGATTTCTCGGAGTCCTCCCTCGAGGCGCTCACGTACGCCGTGTCCTTCGCCCGCGAGTACAAGGCGAAGCTCGTGCTGATGCACGTCGTGAACGAGGCGATCTTCTCCGAGGGGCTCAGCCTTCCGCGTGTCGAGGCCCCCGAGGCGCTCGGCGAGGAGATGGCCACCGAGGCCGGCCGCCAGATCAGGATGCTGATCCCCGCCGACGAGCGCGCCGGCCTCCAGGTGGAGCACGTGATCCTGCACGGGATGCCCTTTCTGGAGATCATCCGCTACGCCAAGGCCAACGACGTGGACCTCATCGTCATCGGCACGCACGGGCGCTCCGGCATGGAGCACATCATCTTCGGGAGCACCGCGGAGAAGGTCGTGCGCAAGGCCCCCTGCCCCGTCCTCTCGGTGCGGCCGGCCCAGCACGCGTTCGTGATGCCCTGA
- a CDS encoding TatD family hydrolase encodes MLIDTHAHLDMPEFAGDLAAVLERAREAGLAHIVSVSTDLPSLRRSLEIASANAGFVSVTAGVHPHDAAAVTDAAWDELARLAEDPRVVAVGEAGLDYYRDRSPRDLQRELFARHIALARRLRKPLVVHSRDAAADTFAVLEREGAGEAGGVFHCFSGSAADAARALALGFQISIAGPFTYPKSRLPEVARGIPIERMVVETDAPYLAPQSRRGRRNEPAFVAETAAALAATKGLAVRDVGRITSRNACALFALPCPPDAPAIAYAIRTSLYLNVTARCSNRCVFCTRETRPVVKGHDLALERDPTAAELLAAAGDVSGYDEVVFCGFGEPLLRWDVVREVARELKRRGARVRINTNGQARLLLGRDILPEMDGIVDALSVSLNAPDAAGYARVCRPEAGEAAYAAVTDFIREARRHVPSVTASAVALPGVDLEACRHVAEEELGVAFRVRPLNEVG; translated from the coding sequence GTGCTGATCGACACGCACGCCCACCTCGACATGCCGGAGTTCGCCGGCGACCTCGCGGCGGTGCTGGAGCGGGCGCGGGAGGCCGGGCTCGCCCATATCGTCAGCGTCTCGACCGACCTGCCCTCGCTGCGGCGCAGCCTCGAGATCGCGTCCGCGAACGCCGGCTTCGTCAGCGTCACCGCCGGCGTCCACCCGCACGACGCCGCCGCGGTCACCGACGCCGCGTGGGACGAGCTGGCGCGACTCGCCGAGGACCCGCGGGTGGTCGCGGTCGGCGAGGCCGGGCTCGACTACTACCGCGACCGCTCCCCGCGCGATCTGCAGCGGGAGCTCTTCGCGCGGCACATCGCCCTCGCGCGCCGCCTGCGCAAGCCGCTGGTCGTGCACTCGCGCGACGCGGCCGCCGACACCTTCGCCGTCCTCGAGCGCGAGGGCGCCGGCGAGGCCGGCGGGGTCTTCCACTGCTTCTCGGGGTCGGCCGCGGACGCCGCGCGCGCCCTGGCGCTCGGCTTCCAGATCTCGATCGCCGGCCCTTTCACGTATCCGAAATCCCGCCTCCCCGAGGTCGCCCGCGGCATCCCGATCGAGCGCATGGTCGTCGAGACCGACGCGCCGTACCTCGCGCCGCAGTCACGCCGCGGCCGCCGCAACGAGCCGGCGTTCGTCGCCGAGACGGCGGCGGCGCTGGCCGCGACCAAGGGACTCGCCGTCCGCGACGTGGGCCGGATCACCAGCCGCAACGCCTGCGCGCTCTTCGCCCTGCCCTGCCCGCCGGACGCCCCGGCGATCGCCTACGCGATCCGCACCTCGCTCTACCTCAACGTCACGGCCCGCTGCAGCAACCGCTGCGTCTTCTGCACGCGTGAGACCCGGCCCGTGGTCAAGGGACACGACCTGGCGCTCGAGCGCGACCCCACCGCCGCGGAGCTGCTCGCGGCCGCCGGCGACGTCTCGGGCTACGACGAGGTCGTCTTCTGCGGCTTCGGCGAGCCGCTGCTGCGCTGGGACGTCGTGCGCGAGGTGGCGCGGGAACTCAAGCGGCGCGGCGCACGCGTGCGGATCAACACCAACGGGCAGGCGCGCCTGCTGCTCGGCCGCGACATCCTCCCCGAGATGGACGGCATCGTCGATGCGCTCTCCGTGAGCCTCAACGCTCCGGACGCCGCGGGCTACGCGCGGGTCTGCCGGCCGGAGGCGGGCGAGGCCGCGTACGCCGCCGTCACCGACTTCATCCGCGAGGCGCGGCGCCACGTGCCGTCGGTGACCGCGAGCGCGGTGGCCCTGCCGGGCGTCGACCTCGAGGCCTGCCGGCACGTCGCGGAGGAGGAGCTCGGCGTTGCCTTCCGCGTACGCCCCCTGAACGAAGTGGGTTGA
- the metG gene encoding methionine--tRNA ligase — translation MAEPFYVSTPIYYVNDVPHLGHAYTTVVADALARFHRQRGAPVLFLTGTDEHGQKVEQAAAKLGIPPREHCDRMVAHFRALWDKLNISNDDFIRTTEPRHIRVVQGLLADLMARGEIYKAAYEGWYCVPDERFWTDKDAESGRCPDCGRELVRLAEENYYFRMGSHRDWLVAHIEANPGFIQPESRRNEILGFLRQPLGDLCISRPKKRLAWGIELPFDPDYVTYVWFDALTNYITGAGYGADPERFARFWPAVHHLVGKDILTTHAVYWPTMLHGGGIAPPRAIFAHGWWTIEGRKMSKSVGNVVDPGALADRYGVDGLRYFLMREVPFGPDGDFSHRALVGRINTDLANDLGNLLSRVLAMTGKYRAGAVPAAGSGETPLAGAAQEAARAVQVAVERIAPHAALTAIWGLIGQANKFVDDEKPWALAKDPGAAARLDRCLRGLLEALRAAAVLVWPFLPATAERIWRDLGLDGTPAAVEPEGWDLLPPGTQVRPSGPLFPRIEA, via the coding sequence GTGGCCGAGCCGTTCTACGTCTCGACCCCGATCTACTACGTCAACGACGTCCCGCACCTCGGGCACGCCTACACGACGGTCGTCGCGGACGCGCTCGCCCGCTTCCACCGCCAGCGCGGCGCGCCGGTGCTGTTCCTGACCGGGACCGACGAGCACGGCCAGAAGGTGGAGCAGGCCGCGGCCAAGCTCGGCATCCCGCCCCGGGAGCACTGCGACCGCATGGTCGCGCACTTCCGCGCCCTCTGGGACAAGCTCAACATCAGCAACGACGACTTCATCCGCACGACCGAGCCGCGCCACATCCGCGTCGTCCAGGGGCTGCTCGCCGACCTCATGGCGCGCGGCGAGATCTACAAAGCCGCCTACGAGGGGTGGTACTGCGTCCCCGATGAGCGCTTCTGGACGGACAAGGACGCCGAGAGCGGCCGCTGCCCCGACTGCGGGCGCGAGCTGGTGCGCCTCGCCGAGGAGAACTACTACTTCCGCATGGGCAGCCACCGCGACTGGCTCGTCGCGCACATCGAGGCCAACCCGGGCTTCATCCAGCCGGAGTCCCGCCGCAACGAGATCCTCGGGTTCCTGCGCCAGCCGCTCGGGGACCTGTGCATCTCGCGGCCGAAGAAGCGTCTCGCCTGGGGGATCGAGCTGCCGTTCGACCCGGACTACGTGACGTACGTCTGGTTCGACGCCCTGACCAACTACATCACCGGAGCGGGGTACGGCGCCGACCCGGAGCGGTTCGCGCGGTTCTGGCCGGCCGTGCATCACCTCGTCGGCAAGGACATCCTCACGACCCACGCCGTCTACTGGCCGACGATGCTGCACGGCGGCGGCATCGCTCCCCCGCGCGCGATCTTCGCCCACGGCTGGTGGACGATCGAGGGGCGCAAGATGTCCAAGTCGGTCGGCAACGTCGTCGACCCCGGCGCGCTCGCCGACCGCTACGGCGTGGACGGGCTGCGCTACTTCCTGATGCGCGAGGTGCCCTTCGGCCCGGACGGCGACTTCTCGCACCGGGCCCTGGTCGGCCGCATCAACACCGACCTGGCCAACGACCTCGGCAACCTGCTCTCGCGGGTGCTCGCCATGACCGGCAAGTACCGCGCCGGCGCCGTCCCGGCCGCGGGCTCCGGCGAGACGCCCCTGGCCGGCGCCGCGCAGGAGGCGGCCAGGGCCGTGCAGGTTGCCGTCGAGCGCATCGCGCCCCACGCGGCCCTCACCGCGATCTGGGGGCTGATCGGGCAGGCCAACAAGTTCGTGGACGACGAGAAGCCGTGGGCGCTCGCGAAGGACCCCGGGGCGGCCGCCCGGCTGGACCGCTGCCTGCGCGGGCTGCTCGAGGCGCTGCGCGCGGCCGCCGTCCTCGTCTGGCCGTTCCTGCCGGCGACCGCCGAGCGCATCTGGCGCGACCTCGGCCTCGACGGCACCCCGGCGGCGGTGGAGCCCGAAGGCTGGGACCTGCTGCCGCCGGGGACGCAGGTCCGCCCCTCCGGCCCCTTGTTTCCGCGGATCGAGGCGTAG
- a CDS encoding UDP-glucose/GDP-mannose dehydrogenase family protein, giving the protein MHISVVGSGYVGLVTGTCFAEFGVDVTCVDNDASKIEGLKQGRIPIYEPGLEELVERNLKAGRLHFTTDLKAGVEKALAVFIAVGTPPREDGSADLRYVDEVAEAIGRNLNGYKVVVTKSTVPIGTGERVRGIIERHNANGARFDVVSNPEFLREGSAIEDFMRPDRVVIGADSDQAVAIMRDLYAPLYLIETPIVITNVASSEMIKYASNAFLATKISFINEMAEICERVGADVHQVAKGMGLDKRINPKFLHPGPGYGGSCFPKDTSALVQIAGDHGYRLRIVEAVLEVNKERRAAMVAKMQRLLPEFSGRTIAALGLAFKPNTDDVRDSPALDILLEAQRAGARLRVFDPAAMETSRPVLGERGVTWCADAYEAAAGADLLVLFTEWNQFRNLDLDRLKELLAAPRIVDCRNIYDPKRMRAAGFEYLSVGR; this is encoded by the coding sequence ATGCACATCAGCGTCGTCGGCAGCGGCTACGTCGGTCTCGTCACGGGGACCTGCTTCGCGGAGTTCGGGGTGGACGTCACCTGCGTCGACAACGACGCCTCGAAGATCGAGGGCCTGAAGCAGGGCCGGATCCCGATCTACGAGCCGGGGCTCGAGGAGCTCGTCGAGCGCAACCTCAAGGCCGGCAGGCTGCACTTCACGACCGATCTCAAGGCCGGCGTCGAGAAGGCCCTCGCGGTCTTCATCGCCGTGGGCACGCCGCCGCGCGAGGACGGTTCGGCCGACCTGCGCTACGTCGACGAGGTGGCCGAGGCGATCGGCCGCAACCTCAACGGCTACAAGGTCGTCGTCACCAAGAGCACGGTGCCGATCGGCACCGGCGAGCGCGTCCGCGGGATCATCGAGCGGCACAACGCCAACGGCGCACGCTTCGACGTGGTCTCGAACCCGGAGTTCCTGCGCGAGGGCTCCGCCATCGAGGACTTCATGCGCCCCGACCGCGTGGTCATCGGCGCCGACAGCGACCAGGCGGTCGCCATCATGCGCGACCTCTATGCGCCGCTCTACCTGATCGAGACGCCGATCGTGATCACCAACGTCGCGAGCTCCGAGATGATCAAGTACGCCTCCAACGCCTTCCTCGCCACCAAGATCAGCTTCATCAACGAGATGGCCGAGATCTGCGAGCGCGTCGGCGCGGACGTCCACCAGGTGGCCAAGGGCATGGGCCTCGACAAGCGCATCAACCCGAAGTTCCTGCACCCCGGGCCGGGCTACGGCGGCTCCTGCTTCCCGAAGGACACCTCCGCGCTCGTCCAGATCGCCGGCGACCACGGCTACCGCCTGCGGATCGTCGAGGCGGTGCTCGAGGTCAACAAGGAGCGGCGCGCCGCCATGGTCGCCAAGATGCAGCGGCTGCTGCCCGAGTTCTCGGGGCGCACGATCGCCGCGCTCGGCCTCGCGTTCAAGCCCAACACCGACGACGTGCGCGACTCGCCCGCGCTCGACATCCTCCTCGAGGCGCAGCGGGCCGGCGCCCGCCTGCGGGTCTTCGACCCGGCGGCGATGGAGACCTCCCGGCCCGTGCTCGGCGAGCGGGGCGTCACCTGGTGCGCGGACGCCTACGAGGCGGCCGCGGGCGCCGACCTGCTCGTCCTGTTCACGGAGTGGAACCAGTTCCGCAACCTCGACCTCGACCGGCTCAAGGAGCTGCTGGCCGCGCCGCGGATCGTGGACTGCCGCAACATCTACGACCCGAAGCGGATGCGCGCCGCCGGCTTCGAGTACCTCAGCGTCGGCAGGTAG